In the Equus quagga isolate Etosha38 chromosome 6, UCLA_HA_Equagga_1.0, whole genome shotgun sequence genome, ATGTACAGTTATTCTGTTAGGAGCAGAAGTGCAAGATACAGCTGCAGTGTTTTGGAATAGGTATCACTAACAAACACTACAGGTCTTCTGAGAGGAGCCATTCTTTTTGCTTTCAcatcagaaatttctttcttatgaCAGTGGCAATATGATTTAAACTATTTTCTGGAACTACACAAATCATTTCATGAAGCTGATCTTCTCTGCTTCTTACTTCCTACCGAGCTGAGCTACTTCTAGTGTATAGTTGATGGGAAAAAATGTTCCTAGAAcataaacagaatttaaaatccCTCAGTTGATCCTTAAGCCTTATATATGTATTGTATTTCTCAGGAGTACTTAGTTCTACAGTAAAACATGTCTTTTGAGAGTCAAATGTTATTTATTTCCCTTGATCcaagtttgctctttttttttatccTCTAGCTCTCATGAAGTACCACATTTTAAATACTCTCCAGTGTTCTGAGGCTATCATGGGAGGAGCAGTCTTTGAGACTCTGGAAGGAAACACAATTGAGATAGGTTGTGATGGTGACAGCATAACAGTAAATGGAATCAAAATGGTGAACAAAAAAGATATTGTGACAAATAATGGTGTTATCCATTTGATTGATCAAGTCCTAATTCCTGATTCTGGTGAGCAACAGTTTCGTATTCTTCTGTTTACTATTGTTACCAATTATGATGCCTCAAGAGTAAGTccatagaaaataaatgtgtcatATAAAGAATGACATGTGAAgcataaacacaaaataaatagtgAGTTGAGTACTAAAGAAGTGGTCTGTGTAGGCATGGGCATTCCGTGCATGGAAATTTGGCTTTCCAGGATTTCTAACACTTAATACTTATAAAAGTTCTCACAGTGCCAGAGTTTTTCTTGAAAATGGGAGGAAAGCTATAACCACATGGTCAGATTTGGATGCATGAAAGAGCTATGGCACTTCCAAGAATAGAGACAAACAAGGGGAGCAattgagaattaaagaaaacagaaagaaagaagacagaaagttattttccttctgaaattctttgtGGTTATCAAccccaaaaaaggaaaggtgGAACTCTTAGCTAGGGAAGGGCACATTGCCAGTGCAGCCAATAGCTTATAGGCAACAGCCAGGAATTGATTTACTAATttcatgatgatgataataacaatgatGACATTGTTCGGATGGTGATGGTTTATTTTACAGCCAAACAAGTTATTGAGCTGGCTGGAAATCAGCAAACCACTTTCACAGACCTTGTGGCCCAATTAGGCTTGGCATCTGCTCTGAGGCCTGATGGAGAATATACTTTGCTGGCACCTGTGAATAATGCATTTTCTGGTATGTACTGGATGCTGTCATTCCTGCTCTCCCCTCTTCCACACACCTTTTTTCTTCACCATGATTGTTTGAAGTAAGAAATAATGGATATTTTATGAGACGTTGATTAGTTCTTCATTGGTTACACATATCTTAGCACTATGTAGTCTCCATTAAAATGTCTTTCCTTTCAAAACATTTCATTATAATAGATAATAGCCTACAGGGAGTGAAAGTTTGTGATAAGGAGTCTTCAGTTATTCTGAAACTCTAATCATGTTTCCAGCACACATATGGATATATTAGtagttcttaagaaaaataaatgcaatttgtttattaaataccaatataataatatttaggtataaatagGTATATTTTGCATCTCAGAATTTGAAAGTAAGGtgtcaaattataaataaataaaaaacaagagacTGTTGTACACTTCTGTATCATGATGGGAGctgttattttcagtgttttaccTAGTAGCTGCTAGCCAAGGACAGTGTTCAGATTAATTCAACCTGACACTTTTTCCAGAAAACTGATTTCAGGaagacatatttaaatttttaggCAAAATTTAGTAATTAAAAACATAAGTAAGGAtcacttttttgtgtttttccaaaTCCAAACTGTGatatagaaaattattaataaaaaattcaaattcctagaaatgttgTTTTCCCCTCTTTGTAATAATTATGTACACATATGTTGACATCATCCCACATTTAAGGTGTTATGTGCCCTCATTTTCTCTCcagtaacaaaaatatatttacaaatgattTGTCAGTAGTCTTCCATGTGACCAATGGACAtcaaattctcagaaaaaaaatccttgcaagcACTAGAGTTTAACTTTTGCCAATGACCGCATAACACTATGTAGCCCTCATAGAGATGAAACCTATTGTTTGGACTGCTTGGAATCATGTTATAGCTATCTGATGGAAGAGCTCGTAGAGTTCAAATTGGTGCACAGAATTCCTAGCCTTGAGCACTTAGTTGATGTATATTACATAAGTTGAGAATGCATAATATCAATAGTATTAGACATTATCCATTTTCGTGATTTTCTCTTACCAGGAGAAACTTTAATGCTTTCTGAATAAAATAATACTCTTTCTTGATGAATTTATTTATAGATGACACTCTGAGCATGGATCAGCGCCTTCTTAAATTAATTCTGCAGAATCACATATTGAAAGTAAAAGTTGGCCTTAATGAGCTTTACAATGGACAAAAGCTCGAGACCATTGGAGGCAAACAGCTCAGAGTCTTCGTGTATCGTACAGTAAGTGAATCAGAATAAGATAAAATACCCACGTTGGCCACGCACTTGTCAAAGAATGCTGttacaacaaacatttcttagaattttattaaCGGGTTTTCAGTAGTAAATATTCATAGGAAGATCAGGGAACTGAGTAACTTGTGTGAAAAGTCTTTGAGGAAAGTACACAAAAAGTGCTATCTATTAATAATTCAGATAATTTGCCTTTGTTTCATTATAAATAACTTTATGTTCTAAAGCATTAATTATTTCAATTCCAGAAGTCACTAAAACTCCTTTAAAATAAGCTTTTGACTTACAGagtactttacagtttacaaggTAATTTTTACATTGGATCAAATATTTAGGATGATCTTTTACTATAAGATCACCATTCAGCAACTGAATATCTTTTAATGACTTTCAGGATAAAATTTTATAGACACTTAAAGATTTCTGGACTCTATAAAATGATTCTAATGTACTTTATCCAagggaaatttctagaaaatattgcTTATCAAAATTACAGTGGGACCAGCGGTGCTGTTCAGTTTCCTTCCAGGCAACACTTTCAGCTACAGCTAAAAGATTTCATAGGAAGTCAAGCATTAGAACCGAATATGACTCACAGCAGCTGATCACTGTAGTTCCCCACGTccaaacacacattttaaatgaggCAGAAAATGGGCTGCCCtctaaattatatacataaatattatatttgttCAATAGTTTGACTTATAACTGATAGGGTTTTATGGTAAAGaaaacatagtaaatatttgtgaagatCACAAGAGACACCGAAGTCAGGAAACTTTGTGGTTAAAGAAGGTCCTAAAGAGTTAAAGGGTTAAAGTTTCCCAAAGAGGGTCTGGAAGAATGGTTAGAACCTAGAGAGGAATAATGGAAAATGCAGACGCGGAATTATACGGAATTTTTGTTATTGACTGACAAAACTGCCTGCCTGATACATAGGGAGGCTTGGCTAGTAGAAGAAAACCAGGTTATATAGAAGAGTGAGGTTAGAGTACAAGACCTTAAAAACAGAGGACAGAAACCGTTTCCTCTGGCTTTTGAGGTCAGGTGACTTCTTGGGAGAGCCCATCCAGAAATTGAATTATGTAGCTACTCCACATAGAAAGTTTCAAGTGAGAACAGctgaatcttccttttctttgctaGGCTGTCTGTATTGAAAATTCATGCATGGTGAGAGGAAGCAAGCAAGGAAGAAACGGTGCCATTCACATATTCCGAGAGATCATCAAACCAGCAGAGAAATCCCtccatgaaaaattaaaacaagataaacGCTTTAGGTAAGCTTATTGGTTTCACTTCCACAGAAGAATGAGAGCAATTGGTGTATTTTTGTTTCACAGTTAGTTTCCAAAAGGCATTCAGTATTCAGTATCGCTGAGAATAGAATTTGGAGCAAGTCCATGCAgacattttcaaaattgaaatctATTCTTAATGCCATTTATTTCACTTCCTGGTGCAACATAATATGATTTGGtgagtgaaaaaaaatttcatagacTGAACTACTCCTTGcaaattttcttataattaagTTTCTAAGAAATGATAGTGTATACTAGCAAATACTATTTTGTGAAATATTAGATGAAAAAAATGCTTCTATTTTGTTATAAAGTGTGACCTCATCAAGTTTTTTATAGGATGAAAACAGAATTTAGGAAATCTAAAAatcatatgtatatttaaataatttctccatGATAAAACTTTCTTAACAGGTAAATtgcacttgaaacaaatgaaaatgtatgagCAATTTTCTCATGCTTTCCGCAATACATGGCTTCTGGTCTATTCCATATGTTGTGGGTGAGCATACCTGGAgctaaatctaacaaaataaacaTGTGTCCTTCCTGCTTAGCATCTTCCTCAGCCTACTCGAAGCTGCAGACTTGAAAGAGCTCCTGACACAACCTGGAGATTGGACCTTATTTGTGCCAACCAATGACGCCTTTAAGGGAATGActaatgaagaaaaggaaattctgattCGTGAGTAGACGTGAACACCAGATATTTGGCCCTAGATTTCAGGATTTTGCTTCTTCCTCAAACATTCCTGCCCAGATGTCAACCTCAaaaatgtcccctctttcatatTCGTGGCTAGCCTTGGTTTCCTTTAATTCCATTTGGGATATGTAAGTGGTCACTCATTAATGTTCTTAATTAACTGTTTACTGGCATATTGTTGGGCCAGATATTTACCTATGTTATTTCTATTAAAGGCCACATAATTAGATGACAAAAAGGAAACAGtcacaatttcaaaaataatttgatgcTTTTCTCCCGGTAAGTTGGATAATATTTTGATTGAACTGATTGAAGTGACTATATGTTTTGACATAGCATTGATACCAATTTGGGAGAACAATGACATTATGAGAAATTACATGTGGAGAAAatagttaaagacaaagaaatatttttcttcttagtcttcCTAGTgtcaaaatttcaaaaagatatgacatattattaaataaatatatgtttttcctCCTAGGCGACAAAAATGCTCTTCAAAACATCATCCTTTATCACTTGACACCAGGAGTTTTCATTGGAAAGGGATTTGAACCTGGGGTTACTAACATTCTAAAGACCACACAAGGAAGCAAAATCTATCTGAAGGGAGTAAGTTCTCTAGAATGAATTTATGATAGCACTCATTTATCATTCAACTAACTTaatgttcatttttcattaaatttctcATTGCCATTATCCCTTGTTTTGATAGGTAAATGATACCCTTCTGGTGAATGAATTGAAATCAAAGGAATCTGACATCATGACAACAAATGgtgtcattcatgttgtagatAAACTCCTCTAtccagcaggtcagtaattattGAACTCATTAATGGACTAAATCTTTTCAACTGAAGTCTATTTCACCATTTCTTAccaatattcatttaatattccTCTTCATAGACACACCTGTTGGAAATGATCAGCTGCTGGAAATACTAAATAAACTGATCAAATACATCCAAATTAAGGTACAGAATATTATTGGATTTCTTTCTAATGTGTTGAATGGATATTGCAGGTTTAACATAAGAGGCTAGAAATGTATACGATAACAAGGAGATGTTCACTAAGTTTGGATTGTTCTTTGTTGATTATGTACCATTGGCCCACctgtataaataaataacataatttctTTAACACATATCTATTAAAAGCTAGAGGGCCAAGCAGTGCATATTTATGGCAAATGTTAAGTTGAATCAGATACACCCTTCATTCAAAAAATTTACAGTCCAGTTAGGAAGACATGTATCTTAAAAAAAAGCCATAATCTTTCTATCATCAAACATTTCTTctaataagggaaaaataaagtacTTACTTATTAAAAAGTATCACTAATCAGAGTGGTTAAAGGCAAAGGAATATTTTACTCCTTCATCCTTATAGGGTCAAAGTATCagaaaacacatgaaatattatttaataaacctATGCAACTATGGATTAACTATTCTATAATTTTTAGGATTCTGAGTAacaaattcaataatttttatgccATCTGGCCCAAAAGCGGGAAATTGCAAGAAGACGTACATGAAGACTTCATTTCTATTAAATGTAATGATAGCTTCACTACTTTCActttagtaaaaattaaattggtGCCGTGGTTATGTTAATACAACTACCACATTTCATGTTACtaaatataagtatttattttcagtttgttcgTGGTAGCTCCTTCAAGGAAATCCCCATGACTGTCTACAGTAAGTACACAATGAATATTTGTCACATGTAACtggcaaaatggaaaaaaaagaaaacacaatcattttctttgtatttacaaACAGAGATTATTGATAATCTGGTATTTAGAACTCCAAACAATAGCAAATCTCATCCCACTTGAATCAAGGCTTGAGGTCTGGGTGAGAAGTCTCAGCCTTTGCCATTCCCTTCAACTCCAAGGAACCACTTCCCCActcatctgaaaaacaggaaTGATAAGATATGAGAAGCATGGCAAAgaggcaggggaaaaaaagacatacaaacaTACAAAGTGGAGAGATAGCTAAAAGCCACTCCAGGCCTATCTGAAAGTTCAAAGGTGTGAACTCAGAAATAACATTGCTGAAGATTTGTAGCTCATTCCACCCTCAAGCCCTCAGTCGTCTAAGGGGTAGGCGGGAGGTGGGGTGCCACAGAATCCTAATATTTGTGAGTTGGTGGCTCAAAAATCCTCTCCAGCCAAAATTGGATGAAGGAACAAAGGATTTGCCAGGTGATATACCTAAAGTTTCTAGATTCCAATGGTCTTTTATCCCTGACTCTACCAGATTATCAAAATTAAACTTCTATTACTTAACAATGGTAAAgggtatttcattttcataaacgAAACtcacagtatttctttttcaatgtaacttttccttcttttgtcttttgtctttctttcattaTAGCTTTCAAAGCAGaaattcttctcattttgttttgacTCTGAAATTAagcactcaaaatggatcagtaGCTAAAGTATTATTTCAATTCCCACATGTGTCCTGGCTagaaaattattctgttttatacCCTGATCATCCTGttatttaattaggaaaaatgtCCTTAATATTTACACCAGCTATGGAAAAAGAGTAAAGTCAATGTAAGGAGCAAAACAAAATGTCTGCTGCTCTTAgtgatttcacttatgtgttaATCACATACGCAAACCAAGTGTCAGGCCAGCTCGGCACTGTTTTAAAGATTTAGTTGGAATAGTTATGATTCGACATGGTGTAAATTCCAGTATGGAAGTATATGATCCTGTTAAAGCTATATTTTATGACAAATTAAAGAATCTTCATGAGCTGTATTTATCAGAAATGTTATGTCATCTTTCTCCACTAAAGATGTGTATCTACACGACATTTCTTTACCTTTCCCACTTTTTCCATGGTAGGTCCACCACTTTCTATATGTTGGTGCAATATTTTGCTTACAATGAgccaaaatattataattcttttgttttcctctactAAAATTAGATCCTTACTCACAAAGAGGATCCTCACTCACAGAGAATATTACATTTTGTGAAATTAAGCAAGTCCGTTGAATCTTGCCTACCTACTCAGAGCTCTTGAAACAGCCCTGAAATTTACATTCTGATGTCAGATGTTTCTTTAACTCCTCCCCAGGTGGATACGCTGTTATTTAGAAGCATACTTTAAATAGAAGTAGAGACTAATTAAACCAAAGATTCCATTTTTATGTTCCTTTATTGACTTGTCTCTAAAATTTCTTTACTATTTGTGCCCCCAAAATACCATGCATTTTAAATTGTTGGGGGAAAATGCTCTTTAGTATAAGTTGTCAAATATATAACATTTGAGGTGAAGAGGAATGATATCAGTATTTAATCCTAAATCTGTGATCTGTCAAAACAAGTCTTCAGAAAAGCAAGATTGAAACAAAACTGCCAACCAGCTAAACATCCTAAACTTCAAGTTTCTTGACAATGAAgtgaaaattaaactaaaagtAACTACTATTTTCGTAGTTGTCAGAGACCTCTGGATTTGACCTTCATGGAAAGCTTCCTCTATGGCAAGACCATCTGAGGAATCAAATAATTAGACACACAGATTTGATATATTTTAGCACTTCATAATTTGAGAtctcaagaaataaaatctgaagtGACTGAAATAGAGTCACAATTGAGGCCTAGAAcccattttaattcaaaaattgacattggtaaatatttcagaaacCTGAGGGAGAATGTGACAGAAACCCAAACTGTGCTAACCTCTCGCCTCTAATGTGTGATCACATCTGTTGTGAATGCACAGTTAGCTTTAGTGCTCCATTATCTAACGAAACCATCTTTTAAAGCTTCTCGTTGGAAATGACAAAAAGCCAGGAGTTCTGGTTGTGTGGCTCCAGAGGCACATTTCCAGCTACTCTGTACAACAAAAAGCCAACCAAATAGTTGGCTGCTATCTTAAATAAATTTTGCACATTATCTTAGTTGGGTGGATgacattcattaaaaatatacatctataaACTAAAAGAAGTTGAATATGGTGATAAAGCTGAAAATTAAAGGCATTTTAGCCTGGAACTTGAATACTGGAACTTAAATACTGGTCATATTATTATGTTTGTTGCTAGGGCTCATATCTGGCCggctgaaatttatttttacttttaagtcttctgaactatttttcatattttcctttctacatCACTGTTATCAAatgcatgaaaaaaatatattgtcttttccttttagttttttcttctaattGAGAAAGAATCCAACAATGCAATTTAAGATATTATGAATTACATGaaattaattatgtttatttgtcTTCTGTTGCTATGCAGCCAATATTTTCAAGAAGTACAAAAGACGGTAAAGAGCTTTAGCGGTGCAGTTCAAAATTATAGATTTCTAGGTAGAATTCCTCACTTAGTGAGTATATATCTCACTGGAGCAAATCCAAGTCACTGGACATCAGAGTTCACCATCTGGACATGAGAAGATACTAGATAATGTACCATGAATATTTCCTGTATCTGACTGCCTGAACATATTACCATATCAGATAACTTAGTACccaacaaagacaaaaaaggacaATTTGGTTCAGGTTGTTTCTATGTAAACATCATTTACGTTCCACTTTCTATACTTTCAGCAACTAAAATTATAACCAAAGTTGTGGAACCAAAAATTAAAGTGATTGAAGGCAGTCTTCAGCCTATTATCAAAACTGAAGGTAAAAAATCAATGTTATACATGGTTccttttattgtaaaaaaaaaaaatccatataatgGACTGATTTCTATGAGTGTATCTACATTCTTTTTGAAACTAACATGCTAAATTTCTGTACCAATGGCATGCTCATGTAATTGCAGAATGCAGAATGCAAATTATTTAGCAGAGTAGAGCGTGCATTCCTAATACTTTCAGTACATTTGCTTGTACTTGATTTCATTAGAACCTAATTGGCCATTGCATTAGCACTAGTACCCAGATactcactaaacaaataaatccTGAGCCTTTTTACTGCAGTTAGACTCTTTCAGAAAGCAGACGCATTTTATAGCTTTGTTTCCAATCTCTCCATATGCATCTCTTTTGTACTATTAGAAAAGGCTCTACCAAAAAAGTGCAGGCATTTTTCATTCAACAACCTATGAGAGCAAAGGAGCTGTACGTtgatgaaagtttttaaaattacaaccaCACGAGGCATAATTTTAAATTAGACCACCaggaacagaagaggaaataagtaGCTGGTGCAGTGAGTCAAACGTTAAAATCCTTAATTCTAGCCTTGAATTTATATATatgagaatataaatattttcatatacacatatataatatgtgtattaAACAAATATGTATACTTCCCTCTGATCTTTCTGGCTAGAATATTAAATAGTCACTTTCCTCTCTACCCCTACTGTCTATGTTAGCCAACTCCAACATCTTTGATGCCAacttatttcatatattttagtgATTGCCAAGGATTAGACCTTaaggattttttatttctgtatctaagCATCTTAATGTGGTTACTCGCCACAAAGAAAACACTAGGTTATCTTCTTTATTCTCTAAAAAGGACAGAAACagtcttccaaaaaagaaagtcCTCAACTGAATCTCAAGAAAACTATTATTGTACTCTTGATTTTGGTATTCTTCTCATTCTGTGAATTGAGATGGTAACTTCTTGAAtacttttttctgttcctttaaaaGAAGCCATGacttaaaagtttatttcctagctaattaattttctgtatttttatttattcttgtgaCTTAAAATTGAGGTATTCTTTGAAAtctctggttattttttaaaaaatattatcccCTTAGTTGATTGcttttatatatcaataaagagaatttggtattttaagaagaaataaaatcacagaaatttttgttgagaaaatgattctcttcattttaatgaaaaatgataaaGCGATCCGTGGTAATACGTTTGATTTTGAAATTCttgtactgtttttaaaaattagattccCTAAGAGTTTGTATTATCGCTTGTACAGAGCTTCCATAATCAGTCATTCTCATGTGCTGTTGTTCTGATATTCAAAggttcctctcttttctttcaagctTCTTCATTCAATCCATTTATCTTTCCAATCTTTGTTAGCAGAATTCTATCGTCTCGGTCTTTCTTTAATTAGGAGCACAGTGGGCCAGCTACTCCATCTGAGTTCTTATAACGGGAACAAGAACGAAAAATAGGGTCATGTCACCTGTGCTTTTCAGTTCAAAAATTTTGAACTCTTCAGTTCACAAATTCAGATGTTTTACTTCCACGTAACATAGTGAAGGAAACAAATACTTATCTTGG is a window encoding:
- the POSTN gene encoding periostin isoform X4, whose translation is MIPFLPIFSLLLLFAVNPANANGHYDKILAHSRIRGRDQGPNVCALQQILGTKKKYFSTCRNWYQGAICGKKTTVLYECCPGYMRMEGMKGCPAVLPIDHVYGTLGIVGATTTQGYSDVSKLREEIEGKGSFTYFAPSNEAWDNLDPDIRRGLESNVNVELLNALHSHMVNKRMLTKDLKNGMIVPSMYNNLGLFINHYTNGVVTVNCARIIHGNQIATNGVVHVIDRVLTQIGTSIQDFIEAEDDLSSFRAAAITSDILEALGRDGHFTLFAPTNEAFEKLPRGVLERIMGDKVASEALMKYHILNTLQCSEAIMGGAVFETLEGNTIEIGCDGDSITVNGIKMVNKKDIVTNNGVIHLIDQVLIPDSAKQVIELAGNQQTTFTDLVAQLGLASALRPDGEYTLLAPVNNAFSDDTLSMDQRLLKLILQNHILKVKVGLNELYNGQKLETIGGKQLRVFVYRTAVCIENSCMVRGSKQGRNGAIHIFREIIKPAEKSLHEKLKQDKRFSIFLSLLEAADLKELLTQPGDWTLFVPTNDAFKGMTNEEKEILIRDKNALQNIILYHLTPGVFIGKGFEPGVTNILKTTQGSKIYLKGVNDTLLVNELKSKESDIMTTNGVIHVVDKLLYPADTPVGNDQLLEILNKLIKYIQIKFVRGSSFKEIPMTVYTTKIITKVVEPKIKVIEGSLQPIIKTEGPTITKVKIEGEPEFRLIKEGETVTQVIHGEPIIKKYTKIIDGVPVEITEKETREERIITDTPVRKMQANKRVQGSRRRSREGRSQ